GGCGACTTCTTTGTCGAAGTGCCCGCCGGCGCCGACGCTTACATGATGCGGCATATCATCCACGACTGGGATGATGAGAAGAGCGCGATGATTCTAAAAAACTGTCGCGCCGCAATGCAGCCTGGGCAAAAGTTGCTGCTAGTCGAATATGTGATCCCGGCCGGCAATGAGCCCTTTTTCGGCAAGTTGCTCGACCTGACGATGATGCTGATTCCCGGCGGCAAAGAACGAACCGAAGCCGAGTATCGCGATCTGGTCGCCGGTTGCGGTTTTCAGCTGCAGCGCGTAATTAACACCGACCAACCGATCTCGGTATTGGAGTCGACCGCGATCTAGTCGCTCGGCTCGCCGCGCTTATTTTGATTTGATATCGAGCAGCACCGGTTCCATTCTCGGCGTTACGTCAACGATCAGGTCGGTTGTCGCGGGGGAAGAATACAGCACCGCAGTGCCCTCCCAGGGGTGGGGAAGCTGTTTCTTGGCCGCTCAGCTTCGTATTTGTCATTGTTTTTTGTTGACGCATCCTGGAAATGGCGCCGCACGACCTCGATGGATGAAGTTTCTCCCCAAGTTGCCCCAATCCGCCGTTGTTAAAACCGTCTTAATGCTCCTATAATGCGCGTTTTGCTGAATCGTTCCCTTCCCATTCGGGGGCCGGGGGCGCAGTCGCGTAATATCGGTTAGGAGTGGGATCTAGTGGCTTCTGGAAAGTACTTGTTCACAAGCGAATCGGTCAGCATGGGTCATCCCGACAAGATGGCTGATCAGATTTCTGACGGCATCTTGGACGCTCTTTTGGCCCAGGATCCGATGAGCCGCGTCGCCTGCGAGACGCTGGTCAATACGGGTCTCGTCGTCATGGCCGGCGAAATCACGTCCAAAGCGGTTATCGACTATCAAGACGTCGCACGCTCGGTCGTTCGCGACATCGGCTACACCGATGACAAAATGGGCTTCAACGCCGATACCTGCGCCGTCATGGTGACGCTCGACAAACAGAGCCCCGACATCGCGCAAGGCGTGAATGAAAACAGCGAAGCCGGCAAGCAGATCGGCGCCGGCGACCAAGGCTTGATGTTTGGCTACGCTTGCAACCAAACGGAAGAGCTGATGCCGTTGCCGATTTCGCTCTCGCACAAGATTTTGAATCGCCTGACCGAAGCGCGTAAAGCAGGCGAAGTCAACTGGCTTCGTCCTGACAGCAAGAGCCAAGTAACGGTTCAGTTCGACGGCGATAAGCCGGTTCGAATCGACACCGTCGTCGTTTCGACGCAGCATTGCGACTCGGTCACCAACGCCGAGATTCGCAGCTACATCATGAACGAGATCGTGAAGCCGCTGCTGCCGGCGGAACTGGTCGATGGCGATATTACCTATCACATCAACCCGACCGGTAAGTTCGTGGTCGGCGGCCCGATGGGCGACTGCGGTTTGACCGGTCGCAAGATCATCGTCGACACCTACGGCGGCTGGGGTCGTCACGGTGGCGGCGCTTTCAGTGGTAAAGACGCGACCAAGGTCGATCGCAGCGCCGCTTACATGGGCCGTCACGTCGCCAAGAACATCGTCGCCGCTGGTTTGGCCGAACAATGCGAAGTGCAGCTTGCCTACGCGATCGGCGTGACCGAACCGGTTAGCGTGCATGTCGAAACCTTCGGCACCAACAAAATTGATGACGCTCGCATTGTTGAGCTGATTCGTGAGCACTTCCCGCTCAGCCCCGGCGGCATTATCGACTACTTGGATCTGCGTCGCCCGATCTTCCGCGCCACCGCCGCAGGCGGACACTTTGGCCGCGAAGAATTCCCGTGGGAAAGCACCAAGATGGCCGCTACGCTCGCTTCGGACGCCGGCGTCGCCGCCGCGGCCGGCTAGTTCACGAGTTCGTTTACCACGGTAAACCGACTTGCACGCTCAAAACCTTCCTGCCAAACTACCGCGGCAGGAAGGTTTTTTCCTGCGCCTCACCGAATGGATTCGTACGGATGTCTGACCAGCCCCCCAACAGCGAAGCTCGGCTCTTGCTTTTGCCGACCGCTTGGATCGGAACCATCGCACTAGCGCTTGCGTCGCTGCAAGCGATTTGGCTGCGGTTGGCCGGTTGGTCGTTGGTCGAAGTATCGGGGTTCGCCATCTTTTTCGCGGCGATCTTGTTGGCGGGGGTTTCTGCTTCGATCCGCGCACTCTGGCTCTACGGCGGACGATGTCGTTCGCTGCCGCAGGCCGAGTTCGCAATTGCGCTGACGCCGCTGGTTTGTTGCATCGTGTTGGCGGCCGCATTGACCAACAGCCAAATGTCGTCGTTTGTCGTCTTCTTGCTCTGGTTTGTGGTGGCCGCCGAAGAGGCGATTACGCTCCTTTTTTTCGTTCCGCAAATCTTACCCCTCAGTTTTCAGCGGCCCTCGTCTACGGCTCGCGATGAACTGCGTGCGGCGCACGCAGTTGAGGAGATCGCGCCGGCCAAGCCGATGACAACGCGGCGAGTTGATGAGCCAAGCGAATCTCGTTCGCCGCTCATGCCGACTCCGCCTCCACCGGCCGATGCGGAAGACAAGCTCTGGCGGTTTGATGAAGCCGAGGCCCAGGGCCCGCACTTTGTGGCCGGCAACGTCTCGCAACAATTGACCCGCGCCCGAGAAGCGACGACCGAGGTCGTCTACGGATATCTACGTGCCGATTTCGCCGCCGGAGAGCGCCATCAAACTTTGCACGTCGCGTTTTGTCCACCGCTGGCGCATATTCCAGAAGTTGAGATCTGTCAGGTCGACGGGCCTGAAGTTTCGGTGAAGACGACCTTAATCGAAGCGCATGGAGCCCGGGTCGAACTGCGCCGCAGCGGCGGACTAGAGGAAGCGGTTTCGGTGGTGCTCGAACTGCATGCCGCCGCTGATAACGGCGATCTGTAGGCGTGCTCCTTTGTGGGAATCGCAAGCGGCCCGGTTCTCGTGGTAGAATCAGAAGCTGTCGTCTCCTCTCTCGCTTCCTATCCACGGCGCTTTTCCGAATTTCGACTCTAGTTCTTGGAATGTTCCCTGACTCGCGGTTGTTCGATTTCTCAAACCGCCAATAATAGACGTTTTGTGGGGGAAGCCGATTATGGCCCGGTGGCCGCGACATGCTTGGACGACGCTGGCCACGTATGGCTTAATATTCGTCGGTTTTCCTCTTCTTTGCCTGGCGGCGTACGCGTTCGTACAGGGCTGGCTTTGGTAACTTCGGAATAAGGCCTGGCGAAATGTCGATTGATCCGCAACTCACCGCAAAACTAACCGACGCCGGCGAGCAGGAACTGTTGAACTATCTTCAGTCCGCCGATCCGCAGGTCGCCGCCCAACTATCCGCGCAATTGGCTGCAGTCGACCTGGAAGAGATCGCCGCGACGCTCGCGAAAAAAAGAAAAGCGGCCGCAGGACCACTAGAGATGACCTCTCCGCCGGCGATTCGCCTGGATGATGTCGCTCCGCGCATCAACGAGGCCGAAGCGATCGCTGCCGGCGAGCAGCTTCTGTCAGCCGGCAAGGTCGCCGCGCTGTTGGTCGCCGGAGGGCAGGGGACGCGACTCGGTTTTGACCATCCCAAAGGGATGTTCCCGATCGGCCCGGTCACCGATCGAACCCTGTTTCAGATCTTCGTCGAAAAGTTGATCGCGCGTGGAAATCGATACAACGCGGCGATCCCGTTGTATCTGATGACCAGCCCCGCAACGCATGACGAAACGGTCGAGTGCTTTGCGGCCAACGACAACTTCGGTTTGCCGGACTCTCAACTCAAGATCTTTTGCCAAGGAACGATGCCGGCGATCGACGCCGCGAGCGGCAAGTTGTTGTTGGCCAAACCCGATCAACTGGCGCTCAGCCCCGATGGGCACGGCGGCACTTTGGCGGCGCTGGTCAACAGCGGTTGCCTGGCCGACATGCAAAGTCGCGGTCTGGAAGAGGTCTACTATTTCCAGGTCGACAATCCGCTGGCCGATGTTTGCGAGCCCCTGTTTTTGGGATATCACCACTTGAGCGGCAGCGAGATGTCGACTCAGGTCGTCGCGAAACAGCGTCCTGAAGAAAAGGTGGGCGTCTTGGTCGAAGTCGACGGCCGTTTGCGCTTGGTCGAGTACAGCGAGCTGTCGGAAGAGTTGGCGGCCGAGCGCGACGCCAGCGGTTCGCTAAAGTATTGGGCCGGCAACATTGCGATTCATGGATTGAACGTCGATTTTTTGAGCCGGATGGCGGCCGATGCCGAGAGCCTGCCTTGGCATCTGGCTAGTAAGAAAGTTCCTTACTGCACTTTCCAGGGAGAACAAGTCGATCCGCAGGCGCCGAACGGGGTGAAGTTTGAGCGCTTCATCTTTGATTTGCTTCCGCACGCCAAAAACGCGATCGTCGTCGAGATCTTGCCGTCGACTACATTTGCGCCGGTCAAAAATGCCGACGGCGCTGCAAGCGACACGCCAAGCGCCGCTCGCGCCGCATTGACGGCGTTTTATGGGAAATGGCTGATGGAAGCAGGCGTTTCGGTAGAGTCAGGCGTCCCGGTCGAAATCAGTCCGCTGTTCGCGCTCGACTCCGAAGAGCTAAAATCGAAGGCTGAAGGAATGTCGCCGATCGTTGAACCAACGGTCTTTGGCGACTCGTCAGAATAGGAATGCACCCATGCTTCATGCTGTGATCATGGCCGGCGGAGCCGGTACTCGGTTTTGGCCTGCTAGTCGCGTCGACCGCCCCAAGCAACTGTTGGATCTGACCGGCGACGGCACGATGATTCAGGCCACGGCGTCGCGGCTAGGCGATCTGATGTCGCCTGAGCGACTCTTGATTGTCACTAACGAGCGCCTGGTCGAACCGATACAGCAGCAGTTTCCCAACTTGCCGGCCGCGGCGATTGTGGGGGAGCCTTGCAAACGCGACACCGCTCCCTGCATCGGTCTGGCGGCGCTGCTTGTCTCGCGCCATGATCCCGACGCGATCATGGTGGTGATGCCGTCGGACCATGTGATCTCGCCGGAGTCGGCGTTTCAGGCGGCCATTCGCTATGGCGCCGCGCTGGTCGCTGATTCTACTGACAAGATCGTCACGTTCGGCATTCAGCCCCAATACCCTGCAGAGACGTTTGGCTATATCGAACGGGGGGATTTGCTGACCAACGACGCGGCGGCGCCTCCGACGTTCAGCGTGGCCCGCTTTCGAGAAAAGCCGAAAGGGGATGTTGCCCGGGAATATTTTGAATCAGGGCGTTTCTATTGGAACTCCGGCATCTTTATCTGGAAAGCGAAGACAATTCTCGACGCGCTCCGTCGTCATGAGCCGGAGATGTTCGCCCATCTCGAAGCGATTGACGCCGCGTGGGGAACTCCCGAGCAAGCCAAAACGCTCACCGCCGAGTTCACCGCGATCCGCGGCAAGTCGATCGACTATGCCGTGATGGAGCATCATCAAGATGTTGCGGTCATCGAAGCTCCGTTTCTGTGGGATGACGTTGGCAACTGGCAAAGCTTGCAGCGACTGAACGATTCTGACTCGGACGGTAACACGGTGTTGGCCAATCATCTGGGAGTCGACACGCAGGAGTGCATCATCAAAGCGGACGATGATCACTTGATTGTGACTCTGGGCATGCGCGACGTGATCGTCGTTCATACGCGCGACGCGACGCTAGTCGCCGATAAGAACCGGGAAGAAGAAATTCGCGAAGTGGTCAAACAACTGCAAGCGAACGGCTGGGACGCTCATTTATGAGTGACGCAGCGCTTCCTGAAATTCCGACCGTCGGTCGAATCGCCGGCATCGATTTTGGCACGGTTCGCATCGGCGTCGCGATTACCGATCCCGACCGGATCTTGGCGAGTCCGTTTGAAAACTACACGCGCCGTTCGCTCAAAATCGATCGGCAATATTTTGAAGAGTTGGCCCGGCTAGAGCGGATCGTGCTGTTCGTCGTCGGCCTGCCGGTCCACATGAGCGGCAATGAGAGCGGCAAGTCGGGCGAGGCCCGCAAGTTTGGCCAATGGCTCGGCAAAATCACCGGCGTTCCGATCGTCTACTACGACGAACGTTTTACGACGAGCATCGCCAAAGATTACCTGGCCGGACTGGGAATGACCAAGCAAAAGAAAAAAGCGGTCATCGACAAACTGGCCGCCCAGATCTTGCTGACGGCCTATCTAGAAAACCCCGCCCGCGCTGATGCGGGGCTCGATTCGCTCGACGACTGAGAATCGCCGCAAGTCATCGCATCTATCTTTTTCCATGGTTGGCCCCGATAGCTCCGCTATCGGGGCCGACGAAGTCGGTTGGAGGCATCGAGCCGCGATCGGACCTAGCGCGGTGGTCGCCGCGCCGTTTGAAATAGCGAAATGGCCCCGAATTGCATACCGGGAACCAATGCCTCTTACGGCTGCGCCGCCCCGATAGCGAAGCTATCGCGGCCAACCATGCAAATAACGCAACGCCTAGATCGTCTCGGTTTCGGCGGCTTCGCTGGGCGATGCGGCCTCAAAGTCCGTTCCGCCGCGGGCTGCCGCGATCACCAGCACGACGCCGATCACCATCAATCCGGCGGCCACGTAAGCTGGCAACGTCATCGAGATCATCAACAGCGGAATTCCGAGGCCCGATCCAACAATGCGGGCCATCGAGTTGACGCTTTGCGCCAGACCGAGGATTTCGCCTTGCTTCTCGGGATCGCTACGGCGGGAGAGCAACGAATTGAGCGACGGAGTCACGAAGGCGAAGCCGCCGACGATGATCGCCAATGCTAAAAATAATAATCCGGTGGAGCCGGTCTTCACCGCCGCCGCAATCAGAAGAAAACCGATGATTTGCGCGATCCCGCCGGTCGCGGCCAACGTCCCTTCCGAAACGCGCCCCGCCAAGCGGCGGACGATTCCTCCTTGGACGATGGCCAAAGTCGCTCCGATAAAAGCGAACGTCAAACAGACCGCACGAAACGAAAAGTGAAACGGGCTATCCGGCAAACGACTGCCGTGGATCATCATCCCCAGCGTGGTTTCAAAGTTGGCGAACGAGAATACGCACACAAAGAAAGCGATCAACAGCCCGCGGATCGATTTCGTCCCCAGCGCCGTTCGCAGCGATCGGAGCGACAAGCCGCGATGCGTGTTCGAGGATCTTGCGGCGGTATCGCGCGGCATCGATTCAGGCAGCTTAAACCAGGCCAGGATCAGCGCGCCTGCAGAAAGGATCGCCGCGACATAACCGGGCCACGGACCAGGATCTCCTTCGCCGGTAGGCACCGCCAGAAAACCGAGCAGCGGCCCAAAGGTAAAGCCCAAGCCGAACGCCATGCCGATCAGCGCCATCCCTTTCGAGCGGTTCTCTAAACTGGTCGTATCGGCGATATAGGCTTGAGCGGTCGAGATCGTTGCGCCTGCGATGCCGGCGCCGATCCGCGCGACAAACAGCAGCCAGATGCATTGCCACTCGGTCGCGATGCCGAAGATCGCATAAAAGATCACGCTTCCCGACAGGCCGATCATGATCACCGGTCGTCGCCCGATCCGATCAGACAGCAGTCCCCAGAGGGGCGCAAACAGAAACTGCATCGCCGAAAAGCTGGCCATCAACAGGCCCAACTCAATCCCATGCTCGTCCACGCCAAACTGCGACGCGTAAATCGGCAGCAGCGGCAAGACGATGCCGAAGCCCAGCAGATCAATAAAGACCGTCAAAAAAATGACCGCGAGCGAGCCGCGGCTGGTCGTTTCGATTTTTTCGGCAGGTGCAGAGCTCATGCGGCGCGTTTACTTAAGAGAGTGATAATGGCGATGCGGCAGGAAAGGGGCCTATTGTAGCCTAGTTACCCGTTCTTGAAGCTGCACCTGAAGAAAATTTGGCTGGCATTTCTCTTCGTAGCCCGAAGCGCGAGCGAGCGAAATGCGGTGGCAAGCAAATGACCAATGTCTAAGGCCGAATGTCTAATAAAAGAAAGACTAGGTCTTCCGGTCTTCAATAGACATTCGACATTTTGCCCGAACGCATTTCCCTCGCTCGCGCTTTTTGGAGTTGCGCTATTTGCAATTCACGAACGATCGAACACGAATGAAAGACGTTCATACGGTCCGAATCCAC
The nucleotide sequence above comes from Blastopirellula sp. J2-11. Encoded proteins:
- the metK gene encoding methionine adenosyltransferase — translated: MGHPDKMADQISDGILDALLAQDPMSRVACETLVNTGLVVMAGEITSKAVIDYQDVARSVVRDIGYTDDKMGFNADTCAVMVTLDKQSPDIAQGVNENSEAGKQIGAGDQGLMFGYACNQTEELMPLPISLSHKILNRLTEARKAGEVNWLRPDSKSQVTVQFDGDKPVRIDTVVVSTQHCDSVTNAEIRSYIMNEIVKPLLPAELVDGDITYHINPTGKFVVGGPMGDCGLTGRKIIVDTYGGWGRHGGGAFSGKDATKVDRSAAYMGRHVAKNIVAAGLAEQCEVQLAYAIGVTEPVSVHVETFGTNKIDDARIVELIREHFPLSPGGIIDYLDLRRPIFRATAAGGHFGREEFPWESTKMAATLASDAGVAAAAG
- the ruvX gene encoding Holliday junction resolvase RuvX, giving the protein MSDAALPEIPTVGRIAGIDFGTVRIGVAITDPDRILASPFENYTRRSLKIDRQYFEELARLERIVLFVVGLPVHMSGNESGKSGEARKFGQWLGKITGVPIVYYDERFTTSIAKDYLAGLGMTKQKKKAVIDKLAAQILLTAYLENPARADAGLDSLDD
- a CDS encoding MFS transporter, translated to MSSAPAEKIETTSRGSLAVIFLTVFIDLLGFGIVLPLLPIYASQFGVDEHGIELGLLMASFSAMQFLFAPLWGLLSDRIGRRPVIMIGLSGSVIFYAIFGIATEWQCIWLLFVARIGAGIAGATISTAQAYIADTTSLENRSKGMALIGMAFGLGFTFGPLLGFLAVPTGEGDPGPWPGYVAAILSAGALILAWFKLPESMPRDTAARSSNTHRGLSLRSLRTALGTKSIRGLLIAFFVCVFSFANFETTLGMMIHGSRLPDSPFHFSFRAVCLTFAFIGATLAIVQGGIVRRLAGRVSEGTLAATGGIAQIIGFLLIAAAVKTGSTGLLFLALAIIVGGFAFVTPSLNSLLSRRSDPEKQGEILGLAQSVNSMARIVGSGLGIPLLMISMTLPAYVAAGLMVIGVVLVIAAARGGTDFEAASPSEAAETETI
- a CDS encoding UDPGP type 1 family protein, whose amino-acid sequence is MSIDPQLTAKLTDAGEQELLNYLQSADPQVAAQLSAQLAAVDLEEIAATLAKKRKAAAGPLEMTSPPAIRLDDVAPRINEAEAIAAGEQLLSAGKVAALLVAGGQGTRLGFDHPKGMFPIGPVTDRTLFQIFVEKLIARGNRYNAAIPLYLMTSPATHDETVECFAANDNFGLPDSQLKIFCQGTMPAIDAASGKLLLAKPDQLALSPDGHGGTLAALVNSGCLADMQSRGLEEVYYFQVDNPLADVCEPLFLGYHHLSGSEMSTQVVAKQRPEEKVGVLVEVDGRLRLVEYSELSEELAAERDASGSLKYWAGNIAIHGLNVDFLSRMAADAESLPWHLASKKVPYCTFQGEQVDPQAPNGVKFERFIFDLLPHAKNAIVVEILPSTTFAPVKNADGAASDTPSAARAALTAFYGKWLMEAGVSVESGVPVEISPLFALDSEELKSKAEGMSPIVEPTVFGDSSE
- a CDS encoding mannose-1-phosphate guanylyltransferase, whose amino-acid sequence is MLHAVIMAGGAGTRFWPASRVDRPKQLLDLTGDGTMIQATASRLGDLMSPERLLIVTNERLVEPIQQQFPNLPAAAIVGEPCKRDTAPCIGLAALLVSRHDPDAIMVVMPSDHVISPESAFQAAIRYGAALVADSTDKIVTFGIQPQYPAETFGYIERGDLLTNDAAAPPTFSVARFREKPKGDVAREYFESGRFYWNSGIFIWKAKTILDALRRHEPEMFAHLEAIDAAWGTPEQAKTLTAEFTAIRGKSIDYAVMEHHQDVAVIEAPFLWDDVGNWQSLQRLNDSDSDGNTVLANHLGVDTQECIIKADDDHLIVTLGMRDVIVVHTRDATLVADKNREEEIREVVKQLQANGWDAHL